Part of the Halobaculum halobium genome, CGGACACGCTGAAGTTCACGCTCGCACACGTCGCCGCGAAGTTCGGCGCGCTCAAGCGGTATCAGGGGAACAAGCGCTTCGGCGGCGACCGCCTCATGGCGGCGCTGGAGGACACGCCGGTCTTCGACGAGGCGGTCCGGGAGGTGTTCCACACGGAACTCGCCGTCGAGGAGACGGCGGAGTTGCTCGGGGACATTCACGACGGTGACGTCGAGGTGGTCGCTGCCCGCGAGCGCACGCCGCTGGGCACGGACGGCCGCTCCTCCGGCCGGGAGTTCCTTGTGCCCGAGAACGCCGACGCCTCCGTGATCGAGACGATCCGCGACCGCATCATGGACGACCACGTGATCCAGTTGTGCGTCCACTGCGGAGAGTGGGACCAGCGCACGAAGGTCCGCAGGGTCAGGGACAGCCCCGAGTGCCCCGAGTGCGGCTCCACCCGGATCGCGGCGCTGAACCCGTGGGCGGACGAGGCGGTACAGGCCGTCCGGTCGAACGACAAGGACGACGAACAGGCGGAACTCACGCGCAAGGCGAACCGCTCGGCGAACCTCGTGCAGGCCCACGGCAAGCAGGCCGTGATCGCGCTGGCCGCCCGCGGCGTCGGCCCGCACAACGCCGCCCGGATCATCGGGAAACTGCGCGAGGACGAGGACGACTTCTACCGCGACATCCTGAAACAGGAGCGGCAGTACGCGCGGACCAAGAGCTTCTGGGAGTAGCGCTGTCGCCGCCGGTCGCGCTCCTCCGGCGGTTCCGGCCTACAACCGCTTGCTCCGCGAGGTGACCACGTTCAGCCCGCGGCTGTAGTGGTACACCGGGTCGGCGTCCGGCTCGGCGAAGCCGTGCGACTTCAGCAGTGTGTTCGCGTCCACGTCGGCCTCGGCGGGGTACAGCGTCCACGGCTCGTGCTCCACGTCCGTGTACCGGATCGACCCGTCCTGCGCCTCGGTGTAAAAGCGGTAGCGCTCCACGAGGAACTCGGCCATGGGGTCGTCGGGGGCTCGGAACGCCTCGCCCGTCGGGCGGTACGCCGCCTCGTAGCGTGCCGGTCGCGAACCGGGGTGAAGTCGCCGGCTCCGGAAGCGGACGCCGCCGCGACCGTCCGGACCGAGCGAGATCCGAGCGTAGTAGTACGGAAGATGGTGGAACACGCGAGCGCCGACGACGCTCGCGACGCCCTGCGCGTCGAGGCTGAAGAAGTAGACGCTCGGGACGCCGTCGCGGGTCACGTACGTGCGAACGTTCAACTCGGGCAGGCGGATGCCGGCCCCCGCCGGGAGACCTTTCGGACGGACGGCGACGTTCGTGAACGGGACGACGGACAGCCACGCGGCGCCGTCGTAGGTATCCGGATCGAGCCCGTCGGGGAGGTGCGCGTCCATCACGTCGGGATCGACCGGCCAGTTCTCGAACAGGAGGTGTCGCCAGCCCATCTCCAGCGGGAGGACCATATCCGCGCTCGGTGGGCGGGCGAGAAACGTCTTGGGTTCGTCGCGCTCAGATCTCGCCTTCCCACTCCTCCAACGTCGCGGAGACGGCGCTGGCGAGGTGGTTGAAGTCGCGAAGCTCCATCCCGTCGCTGGTGACGAGCACGCCCTTGTCGCGCCCGTCGATGCGGACGGCGTAGCCGTTTTCGAACACGCGCAGGGTGTAGCGATACTCGCCCAACTCCGTGCCGGAGTAGCCGTCGCTTGCCATCGCGAAGTCCTGCCGCTCGGTGCCGATGAACGCCATCAGGTCGGCGTCTTGTTCGAGGTCGTCGCGCAGGTACAACTGCTCGTGGTCGGTGCGCGAGAAGAACGTCACCGATCGCGCGTTGTCGCCGACGGTGGTCCGGCACGTCGAGACGAGTCGATCCGCGGCCTCATCGGGGAGCAGTTGGGTCATATCACCCGACTGCCGGCCGCAGCGGTAGTCGGTGTGGTAGCCGCCATCCTTGCCGGTTCTCTCCGATCACACCCACGGTGTGAGATACCATTGATCACGTGCTGCTTTCCGTCTCGATCCGTTCGGTGGGAGTATGTCGACCGCCGATCCGGCGACCGACGATACCGGGGCCGACAGCGACCCGTTCGGCCGCGCGGTCCGTGACTTCCACCGCGGCGAACAGTCAGACCCGCTGTGGTGTGTCGACGGGGACGAGCGGTTGGAGCATCCGATCCAGCGGTTCTACTTCGAGGAGCGAGACGAGTCGGTGTACGAGACGCTCGAGGAGGATGGAGTGGCGACGCCGCTGCTCGACCTCGGCGCGGGCGCCGGGCGCGACGTGCTCCGGTTTCAGGAACGCTACGACGGCGAGACCGTCGGACTCGAACCGTCTCCTCACCTCGTGGAGACGATGCGCGAGCGCGGCGTCGCGTCGGCGGTTCGAGGCGACATGTTCGCGCTGCGCGAGTCGTTCGACCGCGACCGATTCAGAGCCGTCTACGCCCACGGCACCCAACTCGGCCTGGCGCGCCCGCCGCACCGCCTCCGTGGGTTCCTCGGCGATCTCGCGGTCGTGACCACCGACGACGCCGTTGCCGTGCTCGACAACTACGACCCCGAGGCGGACGGCGCGCGCGATCTCCTGGGGTGGCGGCCCGACCCGACGCCGGGAATGGGCTACCGCGTGATGCACTTCGAGTACGAGGGGGACGTGGGCGACGCCCTGCTGTTCCGGCCGTTCGCGCCCGACGTGCTCCGGGAGGCGTGTGTCGGCTCCGAGTGGTCGGTCGCCTCGGTGCGGTACACCAGCGACCACCACTACGAGGCGGTGTTGCGGAAGCCCTGAACCCCCGGCACTCCTCACTCCCCGTCGTCGCCTCCGACGCCCGCGTCATCGCGCTCGGCCGGGTCCCACGCCTCGAGCGGGTCGCCGCCGAGGACGAACTCCTGGCCTTCGTGTGCCGTGAAGACGACGTACACCGTCTGTTCCGGGATTCCGAACCGTTCACCGAGTTCGGCGGTCAGCCGGCGGGCGAGCGCGTGGCGCTGCTCGACGGTCCGACCGACGCGGACGTCCGCGTTCACGAGCGCGACCGGACCATCGGGGTCGGCACCGCCCAACTGGGGGTCGGTTTCCACGACGACCACCCCGACGTGGTCGGTTCCGGTGTCCATGACCTCGGCGTAGGTCTCCGCGACCCAGTCGGCGAACGACGCGCGCTCACGGTCGGTGACGGCCACCGAGAGGTCGAAGCGTAGGTGTGGCACAGACAAACGATCCGCGTGTGAGGGATAGCTGTGTCGCCGTCGACCGCCTCAGGTCGACCGCTCGGCGACGTAGGTGCCGCTCGCGTCGCGCAGGGTCACGGTCTCGCCGTCGTTGTTCAGCGTCGGTCGCCCCCGACCCCAGTACAGGTCGGAGTCGGTGTCCTCGCCGCTGCCGACGTGGAGCGTGACAGTCGCACCCGCCGCCAGCGTCGTGCCGTCGGGGAACTCGTAGGTGAAGCCCGCCTCGTCCGACAGCGTCCATCCCGAGAGGTCGACCGCCTCCTCGTCGCGGTTCGTGAGCACGACGTACTCGTCGTTGAGGTTCTCGCCGTCGTCGCCCTCGGCGTCGGCGTGGATGCGTGAAACGACCACCCCGTCGCCTGCGGGCGTCGCCGTCGCGGACGCGGTTGCGGTCGTCTCGTCGTCGCCGGCGGGACCGGGCGTCCCCTCGCGGCAGGACCACAGTCCGCGACCCGCCGTCATCGCGCGCTCCTCCGCGGCGTAGAACGCGTCCCCGCGCTCGAACGAGGAGTCGTACACGCGGGCGAGCCCTCGGTCGATCAGCGCGTAGTTGAACGAGCCGCCGTCGTGGTGGACGTACACGAGCAGCCGATCGTAGTAGCCGCGGCGTGGCTCGTTCGCGTCGAACGCCAGCGTCACTTCCTCCCCGAGGAGGCGGTTCTTCGCGTAGGCGCTGGCGCGCTCGCCGTACTCGCGCAGGCACGTCCGGCCGGCCTCCGTGTCGGGGACGCCCTCGAACTCGTCGGGCGTGTTCTCGCCGTAGACCTCTGGGGTGTCGACGCCGAGGAGTCGCGCGGTGTCGGTCGTGCCGTTCTCGTACTCGAACCGGAACGTGTCGCCGTCGACGACCTCGACGACCGTGACGCGAGGTCCGTCCGCCGGCGGGGCGGCGGTCGCCGGCGTTCCGTCCGACCCGGGCGGCGCCGTCGCGGTGCCCTCGCCGTCGGGGGTCGCGTCGCTGCCCGCGGGACCGACGACACACCCCGCCAGCACGAGCAGGAGACAGCACGCGAGCGCGGCGAGACGGGGGCGAGCCATTCGTGGCTGACGGGTGGTGCGGCGGGCGGAAAGCAGTTCTGGATGCCGCGCCCCCGCCGGGCGAGCGCGCGCTACTCCCGGCGTTCGTAGGCGACGAAGTCGAACGCGTCGCGCTCGGTGCGCTCGAGTTCCCGCCAGTGGTCGGCGTCGAACTCGGGAAAGGTGGTATCGCCGTCGTACGAGTCGTGGACTTCTGTCAACGTCAGTTCGTCCGCCAGCGGGAGGAACTGTTCGTAGACGGCGCCGCCGCCGGCGACGTAGACCGTCGCGACGCCTCGGGCGACGGCGTCGGCGCGTGCGGCCGCGAGCGCTTCGTCGACGGATTCGGCGACGATCACGTCGTCCGGGAGATCGGGGCCCGATCGCGAGAGCACGATGTTCGTGCGGTCGGGGAGCGGCCCGCCGATGTCGCTCGCGATCGACTCGTACGTCCGTCGCCCCATGATCACGGGGTGACCGGTGGTGGTCTCCTTGAAGTGGCGCATGTCGGCGGGGAAGTGCCACGGCATCCCGCCGTCGGCGCCGATGACGCCGTTGGCCGCGACGGCGGCGATGAGCGAGACGCGAAGGTCGCCATCGGCGTCGGTGTCGCCGCCGGCGTCACCGCCCACGGCCGAGCCGGACCCGTCGGTCATCACTCGGCGACCGCGAACTCGATGCCCGGCGCCGGGTCGTAGTTCAGCAGTTCGACGT contains:
- a CDS encoding YqjF family protein, encoding MVLPLEMGWRHLLFENWPVDPDVMDAHLPDGLDPDTYDGAAWLSVVPFTNVAVRPKGLPAGAGIRLPELNVRTYVTRDGVPSVYFFSLDAQGVASVVGARVFHHLPYYYARISLGPDGRGGVRFRSRRLHPGSRPARYEAAYRPTGEAFRAPDDPMAEFLVERYRFYTEAQDGSIRYTDVEHEPWTLYPAEADVDANTLLKSHGFAEPDADPVYHYSRGLNVVTSRSKRL
- a CDS encoding DUF7522 family protein, which translates into the protein MTQLLPDEAADRLVSTCRTTVGDNARSVTFFSRTDHEQLYLRDDLEQDADLMAFIGTERQDFAMASDGYSGTELGEYRYTLRVFENGYAVRIDGRDKGVLVTSDGMELRDFNHLASAVSATLEEWEGEI
- a CDS encoding class I SAM-dependent methyltransferase, with the protein product MSTADPATDDTGADSDPFGRAVRDFHRGEQSDPLWCVDGDERLEHPIQRFYFEERDESVYETLEEDGVATPLLDLGAGAGRDVLRFQERYDGETVGLEPSPHLVETMRERGVASAVRGDMFALRESFDRDRFRAVYAHGTQLGLARPPHRLRGFLGDLAVVTTDDAVAVLDNYDPEADGARDLLGWRPDPTPGMGYRVMHFEYEGDVGDALLFRPFAPDVLREACVGSEWSVASVRYTSDHHYEAVLRKP
- a CDS encoding tautomerase family protein — protein: MPHLRFDLSVAVTDRERASFADWVAETYAEVMDTGTDHVGVVVVETDPQLGGADPDGPVALVNADVRVGRTVEQRHALARRLTAELGERFGIPEQTVYVVFTAHEGQEFVLGGDPLEAWDPAERDDAGVGGDDGE
- a CDS encoding lamin tail domain-containing protein yields the protein MARPRLAALACCLLLVLAGCVVGPAGSDATPDGEGTATAPPGSDGTPATAAPPADGPRVTVVEVVDGDTFRFEYENGTTDTARLLGVDTPEVYGENTPDEFEGVPDTEAGRTCLREYGERASAYAKNRLLGEEVTLAFDANEPRRGYYDRLLVYVHHDGGSFNYALIDRGLARVYDSSFERGDAFYAAEERAMTAGRGLWSCREGTPGPAGDDETTATASATATPAGDGVVVSRIHADAEGDDGENLNDEYVVLTNRDEEAVDLSGWTLSDEAGFTYEFPDGTTLAAGATVTLHVGSGEDTDSDLYWGRGRPTLNNDGETVTLRDASGTYVAERST
- a CDS encoding dihydrofolate reductase; this encodes MTDGSGSAVGGDAGGDTDADGDLRVSLIAAVAANGVIGADGGMPWHFPADMRHFKETTTGHPVIMGRRTYESIASDIGGPLPDRTNIVLSRSGPDLPDDVIVAESVDEALAAARADAVARGVATVYVAGGGAVYEQFLPLADELTLTEVHDSYDGDTTFPEFDADHWRELERTERDAFDFVAYERRE